One window of the Thalassoroseus pseudoceratinae genome contains the following:
- a CDS encoding sulfatase family protein encodes MVTLVLSVCSEKTRAAAEEPPPNVVLVLADDLGYGDLGCYGATKVQTPNIDRLAAEGRRFTDAHSVSAVCTPSRYALLTGQFPVRANDGRGVWGPAPVTSPLIVDTDQTTIADVFKSGGYDTAVIGKWHLGFGNGRNTWQEPLRPGPQDLGFDYYFGMPVVNSAPPYVYVENDRIVGSDPDDPLIYLGRNAKNATPITPIPPEAANRVRNAFGGAKKAHQLFNDYRVGTTFAKKSVEWINDRKDKPFFLYLATTNIHHPFTPAKRFQGTSQCGLYGDFIHELDWIVGEILTCLEDNGLTDNTLVIFTSDNGGMFNIGGQAAFKAGHRQNGDLLGFKFGAWEGGHRVPMIVRWPGKVKAGTTSDQLIGNVDMLATFAALTGQKLNEVQETDSVNMLPAFVADPEQQIRDHLILAPHKNTHLSVRKGRWMYIPRKGSGGFGGSTPGGHTFAGPAAASFVGSVNSDIEDGKIKKDAPPAQLYDLNADVSETKNLHDEFPEVIKELDSLLARYKPNPSPKKPTPRGKNKPAKKTPATPSQRSTSFDFESGRLKPWKIVEGQFGHIIGSREQFFHNKGEYNKQGKYYLTTLESSPMAEKGKDAQTGVVVSPMFVPKAGTMTFRVGGGDGPNVYVALCTADGKEVLHARGIRNQVMQERSWDLTAYVGKKMFIKVVDRSTGGWGHITVDDFQFDAKVLEDE; translated from the coding sequence ATGGTGACACTGGTCCTGTCAGTTTGCTCGGAGAAAACCAGAGCGGCCGCGGAGGAACCGCCGCCGAACGTCGTATTAGTCCTGGCAGACGATCTGGGTTATGGCGACTTGGGATGTTATGGGGCTACGAAAGTTCAGACGCCCAACATCGATCGGCTTGCAGCCGAAGGGCGTCGGTTTACGGATGCTCATTCGGTATCGGCGGTCTGTACACCGTCGCGTTATGCACTGCTCACGGGCCAGTTCCCCGTGCGGGCGAACGATGGCCGAGGCGTATGGGGACCAGCCCCAGTGACTTCGCCGCTGATCGTCGACACCGATCAAACGACCATTGCGGATGTCTTCAAGAGTGGTGGCTACGACACGGCAGTCATCGGGAAATGGCATCTTGGCTTCGGCAATGGAAGAAACACATGGCAGGAGCCGCTTCGACCTGGACCACAGGATCTTGGCTTTGATTACTACTTTGGGATGCCGGTTGTGAACAGCGCGCCTCCCTATGTTTATGTGGAAAACGATCGCATCGTCGGTAGCGATCCTGACGACCCGCTAATCTATCTCGGTCGAAATGCCAAGAACGCGACACCGATCACGCCCATTCCTCCAGAAGCCGCAAACCGTGTTCGCAATGCATTTGGTGGGGCGAAGAAAGCCCATCAATTGTTCAACGACTATCGAGTTGGAACAACGTTCGCGAAGAAGTCTGTCGAATGGATTAACGACCGGAAAGACAAACCATTTTTTCTCTATTTGGCGACGACTAACATTCATCATCCCTTTACTCCAGCCAAACGGTTTCAGGGGACTAGTCAGTGCGGGTTATATGGCGACTTCATCCATGAACTCGACTGGATTGTGGGTGAGATTCTTACATGCCTCGAAGATAATGGACTCACTGACAATACGCTTGTGATCTTCACGAGTGACAACGGTGGAATGTTCAATATCGGTGGGCAGGCCGCCTTCAAAGCAGGACATCGTCAGAACGGCGACCTTCTTGGTTTTAAGTTCGGCGCGTGGGAAGGCGGGCACCGCGTGCCTATGATCGTCCGGTGGCCGGGCAAGGTGAAAGCGGGCACGACTTCGGACCAATTGATCGGCAATGTCGACATGCTAGCAACATTCGCAGCGCTCACGGGACAGAAGCTGAACGAAGTTCAAGAGACTGATAGCGTCAATATGCTTCCTGCGTTCGTCGCCGACCCGGAACAGCAGATTCGCGATCATTTAATATTAGCGCCGCATAAGAATACGCATCTATCGGTTCGCAAAGGAAGGTGGATGTACATCCCGCGGAAAGGAAGTGGCGGATTCGGTGGAAGCACTCCCGGGGGCCACACGTTCGCCGGACCCGCGGCAGCGAGTTTCGTCGGTTCAGTCAACAGTGATATTGAAGATGGAAAGATCAAGAAAGACGCACCGCCCGCGCAGCTCTACGACCTCAACGCGGATGTCAGTGAGACGAAGAACCTCCACGACGAATTTCCGGAAGTCATCAAGGAATTAGATTCTTTGTTGGCCAGATACAAACCAAACCCGTCTCCCAAGAAGCCGACTCCGCGTGGCAAAAACAAGCCCGCAAAGAAGACACCTGCGACACCAAGTCAGCGAAGCACATCGTTTGACTTCGAATCGGGTCGACTCAAACCCTGGAAGATCGTTGAAGGCCAATTCGGCCACATCATTGGAAGCCGAGAGCAATTCTTTCACAACAAAGGGGAATACAACAAACAAGGCAAATACTATCTTACAACACTCGAATCCTCGCCAATGGCAGAGAAAGGCAAGGATGCTCAAACCGGTGTTGTTGTCTCGCCAATGTTTGTTCCTAAGGCGGGAACGATGACGTTTCGTGTGGGTGGAGGCGACGGCCCAAACGTCTATGTGGCTCTCTGCACCGCTGACGGGAAAGAAGTTCTGCACGCACGCGGCATTCGAAATCAAGTCATGCAGGAACGCTCTTGGGATCTGACTGCATACGTTGGCAAGAAGATGTTCATCAAGGTTGTCGATCGCTCAACAGGCGGGTGGGGGCATATCACGGTTGATGACTTCCAGTTCGACGCCAAAGTGCTGGAAGACGAATAA
- a CDS encoding alkaline phosphatase D family protein, which yields MLDLSRLADAVRYEGGVSRRLFLAYGAALSSIPYTTQSTLAGTKPKFSDDPFTLGVASGDPDSRGFVLWTRLAPKPLEPYGGMPATPVEVEWVVAEDETLKTVVAKGASTAMPQLGHSVHVELNNLKPDRWYWYQFRSGDAASPVGRTRTLPGPNVMPAQLKFAFASCQNYEQGYFTAYEQMAKDDVDLVFHLGDYIYEYESGRNGKIRTHLGKEIESLGDYRVRHCQYRTDPLLSHMHAQCPWFVTWDDHEFDNNCAGAISEELDVDPVEYLVRRANAYQAYYEMMPLRRRSLPQGPDMKLYRKASFGRLAELMVLDTRQYRSDQPNNDRHSPLNEAALGKSNTLLGSKQRGWLQRSLITSRGQWNVLAQQVMMGLVGFDRNGVSPAYSMDQWPGYAAERRQLLKFLADRRVPNPVVLTGDIHSNWVNELRLDDRLADEPVVATEFVGTSISSGGNGQNKPKDHDQMLANNPSLKFYNRERGYVRCTVTPESWISDYMVVDDVETQGGEVTKRASFTVEAGDPTVKPG from the coding sequence ATGCTTGATCTCTCTCGATTGGCAGATGCGGTGCGTTATGAAGGTGGCGTGAGCCGCCGACTCTTTCTTGCGTACGGTGCCGCACTGTCGTCGATTCCTTACACGACGCAGTCGACACTCGCTGGCACGAAACCGAAGTTCAGCGATGATCCGTTTACTCTCGGTGTTGCTTCGGGAGATCCAGACAGCAGGGGCTTTGTCTTGTGGACGCGACTGGCTCCTAAACCACTTGAACCCTACGGCGGCATGCCTGCGACTCCGGTTGAGGTTGAATGGGTTGTTGCCGAGGACGAAACCCTGAAAACTGTGGTTGCCAAAGGGGCATCGACAGCAATGCCACAATTGGGGCATTCCGTGCATGTGGAACTAAATAACCTCAAACCGGATCGCTGGTACTGGTACCAGTTCCGTTCCGGAGACGCAGCTAGCCCGGTCGGTCGAACTCGCACCTTGCCCGGCCCGAACGTGATGCCCGCACAACTTAAGTTTGCCTTCGCATCATGTCAAAACTACGAGCAGGGTTACTTTACCGCGTACGAGCAGATGGCTAAAGACGATGTTGATCTCGTCTTCCATCTCGGTGACTATATCTACGAGTATGAATCGGGGCGAAACGGCAAAATCCGTACGCACCTTGGCAAAGAGATCGAGTCGCTAGGAGACTATCGGGTTCGTCACTGTCAATATCGGACTGATCCACTGCTGAGTCACATGCACGCGCAATGCCCATGGTTTGTCACCTGGGATGATCACGAGTTTGATAACAACTGCGCGGGTGCGATTTCCGAAGAGCTTGATGTCGATCCTGTGGAATATCTGGTTCGGCGGGCCAATGCCTACCAGGCCTATTATGAAATGATGCCGCTCCGTCGACGGTCGCTTCCACAAGGACCGGATATGAAACTGTACCGCAAAGCCTCATTCGGACGGCTGGCGGAACTAATGGTGCTAGATACTCGGCAGTATCGGAGTGATCAGCCCAACAACGATCGACATTCTCCCCTCAACGAAGCGGCTTTGGGTAAAAGCAATACGCTTCTGGGAAGCAAACAACGCGGTTGGTTGCAACGGTCGCTGATCACCTCGCGTGGTCAGTGGAACGTGCTTGCTCAGCAAGTCATGATGGGATTGGTCGGGTTCGATCGAAATGGGGTTTCGCCGGCTTACTCGATGGATCAATGGCCCGGATACGCGGCGGAGCGGCGGCAGCTATTGAAGTTCTTGGCCGACCGGAGAGTTCCGAACCCCGTCGTGTTGACCGGAGATATCCACTCGAACTGGGTCAACGAACTTCGGCTGGATGATCGGTTGGCCGATGAACCGGTCGTCGCCACCGAATTCGTGGGAACCTCGATTTCCAGCGGAGGCAATGGTCAAAACAAGCCGAAAGATCACGACCAAATGTTGGCGAACAATCCGAGCCTCAAGTTCTATAACCGAGAGCGAGGATATGTGCGGTGTACGGTGACACCGGAAAGTTGGATCAGCGACTACATGGTTGTCGATGATGTCGAAACCCAAGGCGGCGAGGTCACGAAACGAGCGTCATTTACTGTCGAAGCTGGCGATCCAACTGTAAAGCCAGGATAG
- a CDS encoding RrF2 family transcriptional regulator: MQLTTQTDYALRTLMYLASRTGRAKVADVAELFGISTHHVAKVVNQLSRYGYIRSVRGLGGGIELAKRPTEIRLGEVVERFEGNLHLLDCIDTENVCAIQSFCKLKGVLAEAERVQLEYLNNVMLADVAPKPRELNTVDE; this comes from the coding sequence ATGCAACTCACCACACAAACAGATTACGCCTTGCGAACACTGATGTACCTCGCGTCGCGGACGGGGCGTGCTAAAGTTGCCGACGTGGCGGAGTTGTTCGGTATCTCGACGCATCACGTCGCGAAAGTCGTCAATCAACTTTCGCGTTATGGTTACATCCGAAGTGTTCGTGGGTTGGGTGGCGGTATTGAGTTAGCGAAGCGACCGACGGAAATTCGGCTGGGTGAAGTCGTGGAGCGGTTTGAGGGAAATCTCCACTTGCTCGACTGCATCGACACTGAGAACGTCTGTGCCATTCAGTCGTTTTGCAAGCTCAAAGGTGTGCTTGCGGAAGCTGAGCGGGTGCAACTGGAATACCTCAACAACGTCATGCTAGCGGACGTCGCCCCCAAACCCCGCGAACTGAACACCGTCGATGAGTAA
- a CDS encoding tagaturonate epimerase family protein, whose amino-acid sequence MSEQPQCVTLGLAPSFGFGDRIGLATPGHVVAMQRSANGIEPIFPQQSIREMTRTQRTPQQVMDDALNGAKSAGWEGRIGADADHLKTPEDVDVTAAVGFTFFTIDPSDDVDQKADDYDEATLREKFESARESAPWYESYLGKSIDLPSGSKVELDEQACMRAAVKYGSAIQRALHLGDHIKSVHEAKNGDYEIELSVDETDQPTTLAEHYIIADQCLQGGMKLVSLAPRFIGELEKGVDYKGDVAALEASLNDHAAIAEMLGPYKLSLHSGSDKLSMYAALARATKGRFHVKTAGTSYLEALRVVARHDEALFRRIVQFGRDRYDIDKATYHVSATNDAVPTADGLDAKKLEQVYLECWADVPQGVGFTEPGRQILHCTFGSTLTDPELGPAVRSVLESHPDTYTEVLADHFSRHLEALAAGM is encoded by the coding sequence ATGAGTGAACAACCGCAATGTGTGACACTAGGATTGGCTCCGAGTTTTGGATTCGGTGATCGGATCGGACTCGCAACGCCTGGTCATGTCGTGGCGATGCAACGGTCGGCGAATGGGATCGAGCCGATCTTTCCGCAGCAATCCATTCGCGAAATGACACGCACTCAACGGACACCGCAACAGGTAATGGACGATGCCCTCAACGGTGCAAAATCCGCGGGTTGGGAGGGGCGCATTGGGGCGGATGCGGATCACTTGAAGACCCCAGAGGATGTTGATGTCACCGCAGCGGTCGGATTCACCTTCTTTACGATTGACCCGTCGGACGATGTCGACCAGAAGGCCGATGACTATGATGAGGCCACACTCCGTGAGAAGTTCGAGTCTGCCCGCGAGTCGGCTCCTTGGTACGAGAGTTATTTAGGCAAGTCGATCGACCTGCCCTCCGGTTCGAAAGTGGAGTTAGACGAGCAAGCCTGCATGCGAGCGGCAGTCAAATATGGCTCTGCAATTCAGCGGGCGCTCCATTTAGGAGACCATATCAAATCGGTTCACGAAGCGAAAAATGGCGACTATGAAATCGAGCTCTCTGTCGATGAGACTGATCAGCCGACAACACTAGCCGAGCACTACATCATTGCCGATCAGTGTCTTCAAGGTGGAATGAAACTCGTTAGTTTGGCTCCACGGTTTATTGGCGAACTGGAAAAGGGTGTGGATTACAAAGGCGATGTTGCTGCCCTGGAAGCATCGTTGAACGATCATGCCGCAATTGCCGAAATGCTTGGCCCCTACAAGCTGAGTCTGCATTCGGGCTCAGACAAACTTTCGATGTATGCCGCTCTCGCACGGGCGACGAAGGGTCGGTTCCATGTGAAGACCGCCGGCACTAGTTACCTCGAAGCCCTTCGGGTTGTGGCTCGACACGATGAGGCCCTGTTCCGCCGCATCGTACAATTCGGCCGCGATCGCTACGACATCGACAAAGCGACCTATCATGTGTCCGCAACGAACGACGCCGTTCCTACTGCTGATGGCCTAGACGCCAAAAAGCTGGAACAAGTTTATCTTGAGTGCTGGGCTGATGTGCCACAAGGTGTCGGCTTCACCGAACCTGGTCGACAGATTCTCCACTGCACGTTTGGATCGACGTTGACAGACCCTGAACTGGGACCCGCCGTCCGGTCGGTCTTGGAATCGCATCCGGACACTTACACCGAAGTGCTAGCCGATCACTTTAGCCGACATCTCGAAGCGCTTGCCGCTGGGATGTAA